A window of Corticium candelabrum chromosome 3, ooCorCand1.1, whole genome shotgun sequence contains these coding sequences:
- the LOC134177042 gene encoding P2X purinoceptor 7-like: MYSDIEDQGTVGDHPFAAPPNPNPPRWCKCGRCGDMGTGRARENVCCQQDQCVTTEEYLRATCLDHSVLTLTIRLHADYMSERPNYRANGFRKAAYRQYIIGRYGYLGKGTRRIAPSCVVRCVRHWFPAPDGRYMGYKSE, from the coding sequence ATGTATTCTGATATTGAGGACCAAGGCACTGTGGGAGATCACCCGTTTGCTGCACCCCCCAACCCAAATCCTCCTAGGTGGTGCAAATGCGGAAGGTGTGGGGACATGGGTACAGGAAGAGCAAGAGAGAACGTCTGCTGCCAACAAGATCAGTGTGTCACAACGGAAGAATATTTGAGAGCCACATGTCTAGATCATAGTGTGCTGACACTGACCATCCGACTACATGCAGATTACATGAGTGAAAGACCCAACTACAGAGCAAATGGATTTCGAAAGGCAGCTTATCGGCAATACATTATTGGTCGCTATGGATATCTGGGTAAAGGAACAAGACGAATAGCTCCTTCTTGTGTTGTTCGTTGTGTCAGACATTGGTTTCCAGCACCAGATGGGAGGTACATGGGCTACAAGAGTGAGTAA
- the LOC134176854 gene encoding uncharacterized protein LOC134176854 codes for MSDRYSLGNIFGKSANNIEDYDVVELEETSFFGKLRAKQLDQKLDVSINSSCDEVQAVSSVSDQILGLDLILLRQLDKLGTPFTHVINVTFDEVTDMLLDSKEEAQGKRIPDTSSTELGLASKRCCTFDKKEAEKVQEVAWKDAGKFMKACNSLAGEGQRLLDCLTRDANFDMLKQALQRDGGNAEKSVRECLAYLRIDKCPLVATSTTFAAKIELLNLLLKGQGLEIQTKRTSLPCMFEMKHGQTRQMKVHQSKSSKEECSRLLVPDFTNEQMNNYLNDRRIAKSPSNFSKYEKVDIILPVEILKGGVTLVDTPTLTMETDKKDFAKKYLQKCVTFVFVLNTAIQIYQKSSTSPSLYDYDTEQLNTSEVTKTLVANKQKVNDKDLQLREMEQRFDRFDTGKTLIQPIDTKQDENDDKTTPSKMKLHLYKHYRCLQRVCDRVECTTKRFFDYAQLASSDDKELLKTILEAKRKTLRKESQRVCINFKNYVDGLSCSEIVQSLREHFQMLTFDNCGSWIQELSLKTESKFDTAKAKLFTKSKFFELLNKWENESFMLESQRNEMEVEVIRQLSKLTITSPVEIYLPGLQFRLLRVRRNIIAALRQPYFKNLHVSRDKTDSKTVEKRMESMAKRTLEKLLCGNALEQLVKTSLGLTEVVNVFEKEVKKEIDIALEEVDDLRKIKQADHSTSTYKSFVEECKIIRENLFHWEIDHLLGEDFVKSSNVTLASVSEKYLLGSGSIFAYYNGVMQGVDRQKELVTIKRYVLQANLDTVIRDYKRLRNEKSPLLGRAKGLVKLELSASIGTELAVVMEGCNECLHDILKKTSNLGGYNPSAVLSLTFPLACEICEALDTLHRECFVHGDLSSSTVMLTKIASKTKTAAEGKVVQYRAKIYHAGFPFGQRLQRPISIVLLPGKYSAPEVIDLIAYQPSMDVYSFGHILSDLWYGNDDCAFKSPRKPMTTKRVQESLNSSMLDEQTIEEGFANSLTPRDYQTTSVFEEPTIEYKQLIIACCQNLATNRPSIDDVKANLQDMARNYRSTKTQL; via the exons ATGAGTGACAGGTATTCACTCGGAAATATATTTGGCAAAAGTGCAAACAATATCGAAGATTATGACGTAGTAGAATTAGAAGAGACCAGCTTTTTTGGAAAACTACGAGCCAAGCAATTAGATCAAAAGCTGGACGTGTCTATCAACAGCAGCTGTGATGAGGTGCAAGCAGTCAGTTCAGTTTCTGACCAAATATTAGGGCTAGATCTGATTCTCTTACGACAACTCGACAAACTGGGAACACCTTTCACTCATGTAATCAATGTGACATTCGACGAAGTGACCGACATGCTTTTGGACAGCAAGGAAGAG GCGCAAGGTAAACGCATCCCAGACACATCTTCTACAGAACTTGGGCTGGCATCAAAAAGGTGTTGCACATTTGACAAAAAAGAAGCAGAGAAG GTGCAAGAAGTCGCTTGGAAAGATGCTGGTAAATTCATGAAAGCATGCAATTCCCTCGCAGGAGAGGGACAACGTCTACTCGATTGTTTGACAAGAGATGCAAACTTCGACATGCTGAAACAAGCTCTTCAACGAGATGGTGGTAATGCAGAAAAATCTGTACGAGAATGCCTAGCCTACCTGCGAATAGATAAATGTCCATTGGTTGCCACCA gCACAACTTTTGCGGCAAAGATAGAACTATTAAATTTACTGTTGAAAGGACAAGGTCTGGAGATACAAACAAAACGCACGTCATTGCCTTGCATGTTTGAAATGAAGCATGGCCAAACGCGACAAATGAAGGTACATCAGAGCAAGTCTTCCAAAGAAGAATGCTCCCGACTGCTAGTTCCTGATTttacaaatgaacaaatgaaTAACTACTTGAACGATAGACGGATCGCCAAATCACCTTCCAATTTTTCCAAATATGAAAAAGTTGATATAATTCTTCCTGTCGAGATTCTAAAG GGTGGAGTAACTCTTGTAGACACTCCTACTCTTACCATGGAAACTGACAAGAAAGACTTTGCTAAGAAGTACCTGCAAAAGTGCGTAacatttgtttttgtcttgAACACAGCCATACAAATTTATCAG AAGTCGTCTACTAGCCCTTCGCTTTATGACTACGACACTGAGCAGTTGAATACGTCAGAAGTCACCAAAACGTTAgtagcaaataaacaaaaagtCAATGACAAAGATTTGCAGTTACGTGAAATGGAGCAGCGATTTGATCGATTCGATACAGGAAAGACACTCATCCAACCGATAGATACAAAACAAGATGAAAACGACGACAAGACTACACCAAGCAAAATGAAGCTTCACTTATATAAACATTACAG GTGTTTGCAAAGAGTTTGTGACAGAGTTGAATGCACCACGAAGCGCTTTTTTGACTATGCTCAACTAGCTAGCTCTGATGATAAAGAACTTTTAAAAACTATCTTAGAAGCTAAAAGAAAAACTCTTCGCAAAGAAAGTCAGCGTGTATGCATCAATTTCAAAAATTATGTTGACGGTTTAAGTTGTTCAGAAATTGTTCAATCACTTCGTGAACATTTTCAAATGCTAACGTTTGACAATTGCGGCTCTTGGATACAAGAACTAAGTCTCAAAACTGAAAGTAAATTTGACACTGCAAAAGCAAAGCTTTTCACGAAATCAAAATTTTTTGAATTGCTAAATAAATGGGAAAATGAGAGTTTTATGTTGGAAAGTCAAAGAAACGAAATGGAAGTAGAAGTTATTCGACAACTCAGCAAACTTACTATTACTTCACCAGTCGAAATCTATTTGCCAGGATTACAGTTTCGGCTGCTCAGGGTTAGAAGAAATATAATCGCGGCTCTTCGCCAGCCTTACTTTAAAAATTTACATGTTAGCAGAGATAAAACAGATTCAAAAACTGTTGAAAAGAGAATGGAAAGTATGGCAAAAAGGACGCTAGAAAAATTACTTTGTGGCAACGCTTTAGAGCAGCTAGTCAAGACTTCATTGGGTCTTACTGAAGTAGTAAATGTTTTTGAGAAAGAAGTCAAGAAAGAAATAGACATCGCACTGGAGGAAGTGGATGATCTCCGCAAGATCAAACAGGCCGACCATTCTACTTCTACATACAAATCATTTGTCGAAGAATGCAAAATAATTCGTGAAAATCTTTTTCATTGGGAGATCGATCATCTTCTAGGAGAAGACTTTGTCAAGAGCAGCAATGTTACTCTAGCCAGTGTGAGTGAAAAGTATTTGTTGGGCAGTGGCAGTATTTTTGCTTACTATAATGGAGTAATGCAAGGAGTCGATCGTCAGAAAGAACTGGTGACGATCAAAAGATATGTTTTGCAAGCTAATCTTGACACTGTAATCAGAGATTACAAACGTCTCAG GAATGAGAAATCGCCATTGTTAGGGAGGGCGAAAGGACTGGTAAAGTTAGAACTGTCCGCCAGCATTGGTACTGAACTTGCCGTTGTCATGGAAGGCTGCAACGAATGCTTACATGATATACTCAAGAAGACATCTAATCTTGGAGGCTACAATCCTTCAGCTGTTCTATCGCTAACATTTCCGCTAGCTTGTGAAATATGCGAAGCCCTAGACACTTTGCACAGGGAATGCTTTGTTCACGGTGATCTATCCTCCTCTACTGTTATG CTAACAAAAATTGCCAgtaaaacaaaaacagcagcagaaggTAAAGTTGTTCAATATAGAGCTAAAATTTATCATGCTGGTTTTCCTTTCGGACAACGTTTGCAACGGCCAATTTCAATCGTCTTACTTCCAGGGAAGTACTCGGCGCCGGAAGTAATTGATCTTATTGCCTACCAACCATCAATGGATGTTTACAGTTTTGGACATATCTTGTCTGACCTGTGGTATGGTAACGACGACTGCGCATTCAAAAGTCCTCGCAAACCTATGACCACAAAACGTGTTCAAGAAAGTCTTAATTCTTCAATGCTGGACGAGCAAACGATTGAAGAAGGTTTCGCAAATAGTCTCACGCCACGTGATTATCAGACCACTTCCGTGTTTGAAGAGCCAACTATAgaatacaaacaattgatcATCGCATGCTGTCAAAATCTGGCAACAAATCGACCATCTATTGATGACGTCAAAGCGAATCTTCAGGATATGGCTAGAAACTACAGGAGCACAAAAACACAACTTTAG
- the LOC134177041 gene encoding uncharacterized protein LOC134177041, with translation MDCESHKVIDVQIVDKRDVDLKSMRMEKLGLQRGMTSVRLRINVVELVTDASTSVKAMMARDAEYKEIFHSLDVWHKAKKLAKALSEASKKKELAELRPWKRSIVNHFWWSCEQAQGDVQKLKAIWIGVLYHVSGEHTWATSRCHHSDLTEADINDTAKTPLGVDSQAMKFLRKIVLDAKWMRSMAYYARSRHTGALENYHSVILKYAPKRTAFGFDAFKARCLLFAALDHYVHVDRQHAQPKTSSERRFHRKYNKNSQQWTVTKVKQHKTYPHISQLMHRVLLRKVKDTGSVLQKPLKSSFAQSTIAPVAPVAPPGTSSLVEQQRSRTGNSNSTVNAHTTREIDEIDDVDAR, from the exons ATGGATTGTGAGAGCCACAAAGTTATTGATGTACAAATTGTTGACAAACGAGATGTAGACTTAAAGAGCATGAGGATGGAAAAACTTGGTCTTCAGCGAGGAATGACATCTGTCCGACTCAGGATCAACGTAGTAGAACTTGTCACAGATGCATCCACAAGTGTAAAAGCAATGATGG CACGAGATGCTGAATATAAAGAGATCTTTCATTCCCTAGATGTCTGGCATAAAGCCAAGAAGCTAGCAAAAGCGTTGTCTGAG GCATCAAAGAAAAAGGAGCTTGCAGAATTAAGACCATGGAAAAGGTCCATAGTCAACCATTTCTGGTGGTCGTGTGAACAGGCACAGGGAGACGTCCAGAAATTGAAG GCCATCTGGATAGGAGTGCTGTATCACGTCTCTGGTGAGCATACCTGGGCCACTAGTAGATGCCACCACAGTGATTTGACAGaagctgatatcaatgacactgCAAAGACACCTCTCGGAGTAGATTCTCAAGCAATGAAATTTCTCAGGAAGATTGTTCTTGATGCAAAGTGGATGAGATCAATGGCATATTATGCACGATCTAG GCATACAGGTGCATTAGAGAACTACCACAGTGTAATCTTGAAGTATGCCCCTAAACGAACAGCATTTGG GTTTGATGCATTCAAAGCTCGCTGTTTACTTTTTGCTGCACTGGATCACTATGttcatgtggacagacaacatgcaCAACCAAAAACGTCTAGTGAGAGAAGATTTCACagaaaatacaataaaaactCACAACAGTGGACCGTTACAAAGGTCAAGCAGCACAAGACTTACCCACACATTTCACAGCTTATGCACAGAGTATTACTGCGAAAAGTCAAAGATACTGGATCAGTACTACAGAAGCCATTGAAATCTTCTTTTGCGCAGTCAACTATTGCTCCTGTTGCTCCTGTTGCTCCTCCTGGTACCAGTTCTCTTGTAGAACAGCAGCGCAGCAGAACAG GTAACAGCAACTCAACAGTCAATGCTCACACAACCAGAGAAATCGATGAAATCGATGACGTGGATGCGAGATAA